The sequence ccaatagctagaacctttttgaagcagttatcagctcaatggccaattgtctcaggttttgtatcttttgatggataatttatcacccgtcgcaaatgatacaatcactgtcctgcagtggaattgtcgaagcatcatgccaaaacttgattcatttaaaatattattgcatagtcaaaaatgtgatgtatttgctttatgcgaaacatggcttacttcaaacatagctttaaattttaatgattttaacattatacgtctcgatagagactctccgtatggtggagtgcttttgggaattaagaaatgttattccttttatagattaaacatcccttcaacttctagtatagaagttgttgcttgccaaataaacattaaaggcaaagatattttcatagcttcggtttatattcctccaaaagcacaagttggacagcaacagcttaatgaaatggttgaagcccttcctgcaccacgattgattctgggggatttaaattcgcacggtattatgtggggttccgtttacaatgatagcagatcatctttaatacaaaacatttgtgacaattttagcatgacggtattaaatatgggtagcatgacacggatcccaagacctccggcacgtccaagtgcattagatctatctctttgctcaacatcaattcgactagattgcacctggaaaatattgcctgatttacacggtagcgatcatttaccaatcatcatctcaattagcagtagcaattgcattgctacttccgctagtattccatatgatttgacaaaaaatatcgactggattaaataccaaagtagtatctctagtattttgaattcaatggaagagctccctccacttgaagaatatgacttcctcatttgttcgattctggaggcagcagaacaatcccaaactaaacgctttcctgggccaacgactaacagaaggcctcccaacccctggtgggacaaagagtgctcagaggctaaactcgcaaaacaaaatgcttgcaagacgtttctaaaacggggaggaggaactcctcagaattttgaaaaacttatggttttagaaaccaagtacaagagcatacttcgagccaaaaaatgtagctattggagacattttgtcgaaggtttgtcaagagatacctcaatgagcactctttggaacacggccagacgaatgaggaatcgtaccgtgggcaatgagagtgatgaatactcgaaccgatggatatttgactttgctaggaaagtttgcccagattctgttcctacgcagagcattatacgggaatctcctccaaataatggttttattaataacccattttcaatgatggaattttctatagcactcttgtcttgtaacaataacgctccagggttggacagaattaaattcaacttggtgaagaatctgcccaacctcgcaaaaagacgtttgttggaattgttcaacaagtttcttgagcaaaatattgttccacctggctggagacaagtgaaagttatcgccattcaaaaaccggggaaaccagcttccaatcacaactcatatagacccattgcgatgttgtcctgcatcagaaaattgttcgaaaaaattattctacgacgtctcgacacttgggtcgagacgaacggtttgttgtcagatactcagtttggcttccgtagaaataaagggacgaatgattgccttgcattactttcgtctgacatccaaattgccttcgctcaaaagcaacaaatggcatctgtatttttagacattaaaggagcatttgattcagtttccattgatgttctttcagacaagcttcaccaaaatggactcccagcggttataaataattatttgcacaaccttttgtcagagaaacacatgcatttttcacatggcgatttggcaacactcagaaatagttacatgggtctcccgcaaggctcatgcctcagtccgctcctctataatttttacgtaaatgacattgacagctgtctagtaaccccatgtacactaagacaattggcagatgatggcgtggtttcagttactggacccaaagctattgatctgcataaaccattgcaagataccttagataacttgtccgattgggctgttcatcttggtatcgaattctctgcggagaaaacagagttagtcgtcttttcaagaaagcatgatcccgcgcagcttcagctccatatgatgggaagaatgatccaacaggttttaacttttaaatacctcggggtgtggttcgattccaaatgcacgcggggaggacacattaggtttctgataacaaaatgccaacaaagagtaaattttcttcgaacaataacaggatcttggtggggtgctcatccggaagatctaataaaattgtatcagacaacgatactttcagtgatggaatatggatgcgtttgctttcgttccgctgcaaactctcatattatcaaactggagcgaattcagtatcgttgtttgcgaattgctttagggtgcatgcattcgacacatacaatgagtcttgaagttctggcgggagttcttccattaaaagatcgattttgggagctttcatcacgcctgctaataagatgtgaggtgctgaatcccatggtaattaataatttcgaacgactagtcgagcttcgatctcaaacaaaattcatgacagtatattttaaccatatgtcacaggaaatcaacccttcaagatatattcctatccgtgtcagcctcctaaatgtccctgactcaactttatttttcgatacatccatgcagcgcgaagtgcgtggaatcccggatcatctacgttcgacggaaatcccaaaaatattttcaagtaagttcaggcatattgactctgagaaaatgttttacacggacggatcgcgaattgaagaagcgacagggtttggtatgttcaacaataatgtttcggcctcatttaggcttcaagaacctgcatctgtttatatagcagagctagcagcagttcaatatagtttgagtgtaatcgtcacattaattccaaaccattatttcctcttcacagatagtctgagtgcaattgaagccatttgctcaaacatgactggcaagactgaaccgtttttcctgggcaaaataaaacagtgcctgaacgacatattgaacaataattatctaatcactatagtctgggtcccggctcattgctccattcctggcaatgaaagagccgatattttagccaaacgtggtgctattgagggtgaaatttatgagagaccaattgctttcaacgaattctatagctcgtctcgccaaagaacacttgccagctggcaagcttcttgggataaagatgatctgggtcggtggatgcactcaattattccgaaaatatcgacaaaggcatggttcaggggactggatgtgagtagagatttcattcgtgtgatgtctagactcatgtccaatcactacacgttagatgcacatctccttcgaattgggctctccgagactaatcattgtgcttgtggcgaaggttatcgagatattgatcatgtcgtttggacatgcgtggagtatcgtgatgtcagatctcaactaataaattctttgcgtacccaaggtagactatccaatatcccagttcgagacattcttgcttgtcgtgacctttcatacatgaaacttatttatcatttcataaagaaaactggagtttcaatttaataaaggcccctttcaacacttagttctgatcccagctgcgtccatgagtttaaccaatagctaaattagaataaaaataatgtaatgatacaaacaaactcgaaacagtttatgaaattattaacaaaatgtctgaaaataacagcttattttataatttatataagttaatcgtttggttcaaataatatttccgagtagatttcataattaatgacgagttacctaagatgatatttaagtaataagagaacatgttttaataaatgcaaaacgttgtgactatgttagaattaaattaggataagaatattatgtaaaagtgatgctacggcgaagaaaaacttatgtaaactgccttaagaaataaacgtatttatgaaaaaaaaaaaaaaaaaaaatcagatgttTTGGAACATGAATatgaataatgaaaatttaATCCGTTGCACAATTTGAACTGGAAACAGCTAATTTGATCTCAGTGGACAGGGTAATAATACGAGTTTCTTTCAATTCTAGTAATCAATTAGTACTACAGTTAACTTACAGTCTAAAAAAATCGGAATCATTACCATTTATTCAACTCTTATTCTCGTTAAAACGATTTTCGCCCTGCTGTAAAATCTTCTACAAAACAAGATGATTCTATAGTCAAAAGAGAACCTCCTTTCTCCGAGTTTCCCAAGCAATCCATGCCACGATCATGCCACACAATTTTCTTCGGTTAGACTGCTATAAGAACTAAATGCATGCTTCGCTGCTTATCGcttaactaaatttttcgcctaACATTAGTAGTTCAGACATTGCAACTTTCTGTATGGAAGGAACGGCCAAGTATGAAGATAGTACAACcttaataaagaaaaatccCATTCATGAGGTTTGATTTTCGTAGAAATGAAAATGTACAATTCCGTAGTTTGTGACAAAATTTGGTTCCCTAACAGAAAAAACTGTATATCCTCGACTGTGTTATTTATTCGCGTTTCGGAGATTACAGCTCAACCTTCTTAACATTACCTTTACGATCCCATCCCTTCAGTTCGGTGCTGGCATGTTTAGCTATGTACTTGATGAAGTCATCAATTTCGCGACCACCCTCGTAACGTTCCGGGTTGTTCTTGCCGTTCTTCGGCAACCAGTAAAGTGTTGGGAACCCACGAACGTCGAACTTCGGCGGTACGTCATTTGCAGTAGCATCCATCTTTACGATAGACACTTCCTCGTCCTttaatttcgttgctagttcgtCGTAAATCGGAGTCAATTTTTTGCAATGACCGCACCATGGAGCATAAAATTCTACTAAGGTATCGACGTTATTGTTGATAACGACTTCATCGAAATTTTTGCCAACAGCTATCTTTACTGGTGCATCGTTACTTTCGGGCAGAGATTCCGATTTGACGTACGGCTCCAGACTGCCTTCCTCTAACTCGGTAGCAAATGTTTGCAGATTCTCAACTCTAGTGGTAGGAAAGGATaatgaaaaaatcaattgttGAGTGAGTGCATATGGTAACTAGCTTGTCAGAGCTTTATCCAATCATCTACTCTATAGCCTAGCTGTCTTATGCAAGAGGATTAGCAAAGCATTCGCACAATATAAAATAGCATTTATCGTTTGCCATTCTATACTACCTGAAGCTCTAAATCACAGTCTTGCATGCTACACGGCACGGTTCGTGATAAGAGATACCTTATCTGTTAAGTCTAAAAAACAACAATGTGCTACTTACGAGAATTCATCCTTCATAACGAATTTCTGATTCTTAGCATCACGAGCTAGTGCTAGCGGTTTATCGCCGACGTAATCGTACCCGTACTCGTTCAACTCATGCTGGAAGTCATCTTTCGAGCTAACGGCAAAATTAACACGGCCAACAAATTCCTTTGCCACTTTCAGCACCCGGTTGCGCCAGTAGTTGGTTCCTTTGGGATTTTTGACATAATCGACAGCGTAGTATACCACGATAAGAGGATTTTTGAAGTCACTAACCGCTTCACGGGTACGAACACCACAAaggccatggaaattttccttAACGAATGCGTTCAGTTCGTCCTTCGACTTGCCATCAAATTTGACAGTATCGGGCTCAAATTTGTTACCAAACTGCTTTGCACGGATCAAGTATATTGCATCAGTTTCTCCTTGTTTATCGAGAACATCTTTAGCACTGCTGTGACCAAATCGTAGCCGTTCACGTTGACTGTCcgcaaatttcaaaaatacacTCTTCAGGTCCGATTccttctcgaagaaaccaaCGATGCTGGTCTCCTgcattttcaagaaattttcaaatgcaTCCAGATTGAGCAAATCTTTTGAAGCTGGTCCAACAATTGATTTCATATATTTGGCAATGCCAATAGCTTCCCGTGGACCATTGTACTCTTGTGAAACTTCACCGTTCTTGAAGATTTTTAACGTTGGATAACCCGAAACGGAGAACTTACTACAGGTATCTTTTCCACCCTCAGTACAGTCAACCTTGGCTAGAGCTATTGGAGGGTCCTCGCCACGCAGTATTTCAGCTGCTTTAGCATATTCCGGTTTCAGTTTTTTGCAGTGTCCGCACCTGAGTGGAAAATTTGAATGAAAGTTTGAATATTGAAAAACACAtctatttatttaataaaaaattgcATCAATTAAAAGTGACCTGATTCTAAACTTTATTTATGGTCTTGATGACCCATTCGATTCAAATAGAAAGCTGattattttttccagaattgatGGAATAATCAACTCACCAGGGCGCATAGAACATGACCAGTGTTGTTTCCGTTTCGGCAACCCGAGTCGAAAAATCACTGTCGGTAAGGTCCAGTACATCCGCTTCGCCGGCAAATGTGGTATGGAGAAGACCAAAAATGGCCAGCAAGGCCACCGCCGAGATCATGATATCGCACTTTTTTCTGAAGTCAGAGACAAGTTGACCAGTATTTCGGAACAATCAATTTCACTGTGCACACCCAACACCAACCGGCCTAACTCCTAACAGATATCGCACTCACCGAATGAGAATCAGACAAGAGGGAGTAGACGTGGCCGAACCAACGACGGGCTGAAATGGTGGACAACAAAAGTTCTTTCAGCTCAATTCCGATGTGTTCGTGAGACTTTTGCCGGTGCCAGCGACCTTAGTCGGAAAGAGACAGAAATGTATTTATTGAAGAAGATGACTGTTCATCCTGTTTTTATTCACTAGTTCGATGCAGTAATAGTTCGTTGGCGATCTCTGATTGGTCCAATGTTGCTTGAAAACGTTTAATTGCCTgtaaaattgcttgaaaatgtAGTGTGTTATGATGTACACGAAGAACGTAATTTAAcaaataatttatataaaaaagctCTACTTTGAAATCGACGAAGCGAAAATAAAGAAACTTTTGTTAAACCACAGAAAACAGATCACGCGTGTTTCGGGATAATGGCGAACAAGCCGTTGTAAGAATTGTAGGTGAAATATGACTAATAGAGTCCAGCAGGTGTACGAAAGAACGTTTTCGTTCACTGATATGTCGTGAATTTCCGAACAAATCGGAACCATATCTGTACCAAGTACAAATAATatttggaaaatatttttttgttccatACCATTTGCTTGATGGCTTCTCAGGTTTGCAACGGCAGTGAAAAACAGCGTATCGGAATTTCGGGATAGTAAATACAAAGTAAACACGCgagaaacatacgattgtaactTTATTTAGTGAACAAAGAAAATAACgcggtaaaaacaacaactcgaatGAAGAATGCACGTTCGTCAGTCTCACTGTATTTGACAACCCAAATAAGGGGCGCACTGATAGAAGCAGTGTAACAATGCACGCTCAACATTGCTCCTATTGTTTATGAAACCATAAATCGACGTAGCGGGTATTCCCattcattattttctttatgGTCAGACTCGAAGACTCAGACAGCAAAAAAGAATTGCAACAATTTCgatgtgattatcaattgatgtgcaaaaaaattagaCATACTGAACAATTACGCGGATTGTTACTCAACGCTACAAAAACATAATCGATCTAAAGAGAACAACCCAGTGCCTAAAATGTACCATTCAATTGATGTAAGAACGGAGCCTTTGAAAACCaaatgcgttgaaagtgtacaataaaatataatgcGTTGAAAATTGAGCTCAATGCATAAAGAACAAACCAATGCACGAACAGATTTGTGTTAAcagtatataaaaaaataagtatAGACGACCCAGTCAGAGCGTtagaccagaccctgtcagcttggagcgaaatcaatcttcagttcagcaacgccatcgcacggcatcacattcaacatatcatgtcaattgtatgggtgcgcaaccctgctattttggtgcgcacgaatttgacatttttctcccctacttccATGTTTgccgacatgctcgcaaaaaaggatgttgccaatgatttgttcgggaaatgtgagagctggaatcttgttaatatgatgtctttggttagaCCCAGTTGAAGTGGAATCAATTTAACAACACCCCTTTGTTTAACATATTATGtattatcacagactaacagacatgacagtatgagcaaATTCTtataaacataatttttcgtgatgcactagttccacctatattgtactgcgcgaactattcactatctgtacaccccttgtgttatgtaaaagtttttttactagttggtttcccctcgtttgtcaatgccgatcagctgcttgcagggatgcctgatttcatcaaaatatttgaaaatgaatcgtcacaataaattattggattacgttgataatatatttaactatttcgcgatgttggaaggtaaccatttatttgactcaacgttgttcatctagactattttttattgtgttggtagttttcatccgaaattaagtggcggcagaccagaagtaagtaaatattgtaacaaaactggttcgattttgtattacgTTGGAGAatgagaagtaggcgcaattatgtatatagttttggcaatcaccctcattcttgtttacgtccgtatcgaccatacgacgaacgggtactttcgaacgaatacgaagaagccattcttgttttcactcgaatgaattttgacgcgactcgtttgccacaaaaaattcaaatatcagtaaacttcttcaaataaatgctaaaccttgatgaaatcagtccaattcttgtgattaaccatatgcgaaacgctaaaATGTATTGCAGTTTAActtcaaacgatacgtgtattcgaacatcattcgtacgaacggaaAGTCCCATTttcgtttacggacgaatagacgaaatgccatggtttcgattcgtcagttttatGTTGCGAATCTATCGTTccaacacattgaaaaaagtttaaccgatttctaacaaatttattttcgagtctaaaggtgatttgcaatcaaatcataaatttgtgtattgcagaaaacatttagaaagcatagcagtatagtaaaatgctgttttttctgGCGAGCCTTCGAATATATGCGTGGTTCCAAAtttttacgcatcaaattttacatccaTTAGGTactggaaaatacgccatgggcaaatatgctttattttatattaaatgcaggattttaccaatgtaataaatatgaatactatcgaaaacatgaaaaaattgcaagaaaaatgcaacatatttttcatcgATACTTttgatcggactgctattttaaatgctattttttactttgcacgaagtttaatttgaaaatttcatttaccgacttgaataaaattggtcctgagtacgatatttatttattatgtagcattcgtcacttccttgatgcttggaatcttcctaaaaaaactacctgcgctgccgatccttcttttgcacaggagtcgcgtacggacacgttcgagtgaaaacaagactggcttgttcgcattcgttcgaaagcatgtgttcgtcgtatgaTCGATACGGTCGTAAGCAAGCAAGATGATACAaagtcagcaaaaaaaaacaagtcaaataacaaatgatagcaAAGATTTTCAATTACAACtaaaatctgtaccagaactgatagtttaaagttggatgggcattgtttttatgcatgtgcgATGTTTAAAatagtgattgattcgaacgtaaacggtgaatatgtattaaatctgtaccctgcatgaaattcgcatggatgtatacaaatcaatacattacaggtaattctgtatgaatggcaactctgttggtaaatgaaaaaaataaacacagtcaggATGTTTTTgttagggtaacgtggcgccatcatgacatatgtgagtactgtcccaaataaaggaatattcgaaatgaccgttaaaatgattgaagaatcttattagagtgtcctgtctgttagtctgtggtattatTATGTGCTGTTGCTTTCGCGCTCATAAGTTTAACAATATAGCAAAACACAGTGTATAGCGCACACGAATGTATAATATACACGATAAAAAAAGGTGTGCGAACCGCATTTAAATTTAATGGGGGTCTGATACATTTTTTCCCAATTCTGTTTCACTGCTATCGAATTAAGGCGAATCACATAACATCCGTAAAAAAGTTACGAAACAAAATACGAAATTGTTCCTAAGTTGATATTTCATGTGATCAATTGTGTACTTATTTTCGATCTATTCAGCTGATGCCCAGCAACTACTCTTAGGCTGCAGACAGAGTGAGCGCGAGAAGCTGAGCCGAGATGGTGTCTGACATTAGCAAGCCATGAGCGGAAAACATGCTTGCAGCAAATCAAAGGAACTCTGTCAGAATACAAGTGAAAAATCTACtcagctttcactctgacagggttCCTTTGATTTACTGTAAGTACATTTTCCGCTTTAGTCAGCACCactcgtaaaaaaataaaacattgattttactgcataaacaattgattcacaattagatatatgggttacaatacatgttactggtcgaataaataaaactagaacggcttgctggggacacgtttgttccagtttctgctctattgtaGATCTtttatatagaacttctagctactgaatttgctctgttttttccaaaaatctgtgatctga comes from Malaya genurostris strain Urasoe2022 chromosome 3, Malgen_1.1, whole genome shotgun sequence and encodes:
- the LOC131436329 gene encoding protein disulfide-isomerase A3, which codes for MISAVALLAIFGLLHTTFAGEADVLDLTDSDFSTRVAETETTLVMFYAPWCGHCKKLKPEYAKAAEILRGEDPPIALAKVDCTEGGKDTCSKFSVSGYPTLKIFKNGEVSQEYNGPREAIGIAKYMKSIVGPASKDLLNLDAFENFLKMQETSIVGFFEKESDLKSVFLKFADSQRERLRFGHSSAKDVLDKQGETDAIYLIRAKQFGNKFEPDTVKFDGKSKDELNAFVKENFHGLCGVRTREAVSDFKNPLIVVYYAVDYVKNPKGTNYWRNRVLKVAKEFVGRVNFAVSSKDDFQHELNEYGYDYVGDKPLALARDAKNQKFVMKDEFSVENLQTFATELEEGSLEPYVKSESLPESNDAPVKIAVGKNFDEVVINNNVDTLVEFYAPWCGHCKKLTPIYDELATKLKDEEVSIVKMDATANDVPPKFDVRGFPTLYWLPKNGKNNPERYEGGREIDDFIKYIAKHASTELKGWDRKGNVKKVEL